In one window of Paraburkholderia phymatum STM815 DNA:
- a CDS encoding 1-deoxy-D-xylulose-5-phosphate reductoisomerase — protein MQKRLTLLGSTGSIGDSTLDVVARHPDRFFVYALTAHRNGDKLVEQCLRFQPEVAVVGDADTAAKVAAKLRAAGCKTAVAYGPQALVDVSKSDGCDTVVAAIVGAAGLEPSLAAARAGKRILLANKEALVMSGSIFMDAVHDNGAILLPVDSEHNAIFQCLPRESALHGGVSKIILTASGGPFRTREPASLVDVTPDEACKHPNWVMGRKISVDSATMMNKGLEVIEAHWLFNLPGDRIDVLIHPQSVIHSLVSYADGSVLAQLGNPDMRTPIAHALAFPDRVDSGVGQLDLAQIAQLSFEKPDYTRFPCLALAMKALAEGGVASAALNAANEIAVEAFLTRRIGFMAIAQVVDAVLNSLPNREATSLADVVDADAAARRAAHAYIDGLPAGARLTERAVQ, from the coding sequence ATGCAAAAACGACTTACTTTGCTAGGTTCCACGGGCTCGATCGGAGACAGCACGCTCGACGTCGTCGCGCGTCATCCTGACCGCTTCTTCGTGTACGCGCTGACGGCACACCGAAATGGCGACAAGCTCGTCGAGCAATGCTTGCGCTTCCAGCCCGAAGTGGCCGTGGTCGGGGATGCCGACACGGCTGCGAAGGTGGCCGCGAAATTGCGCGCAGCGGGCTGCAAGACGGCAGTTGCGTACGGTCCGCAGGCATTGGTCGACGTGTCGAAGAGCGACGGCTGCGATACCGTGGTGGCGGCGATCGTCGGTGCGGCTGGTCTGGAGCCGAGTCTTGCGGCGGCGCGCGCCGGCAAGCGCATCCTGCTCGCGAACAAGGAAGCGCTCGTGATGTCCGGCTCGATCTTCATGGACGCGGTGCACGATAACGGCGCGATCCTGTTGCCCGTCGACAGCGAGCACAACGCCATCTTCCAATGTCTGCCGCGCGAATCGGCGTTGCATGGCGGCGTGTCGAAGATCATTCTCACGGCCTCGGGCGGCCCGTTCCGCACGCGCGAGCCTGCCTCGCTCGTCGACGTGACGCCGGACGAGGCGTGCAAGCACCCCAACTGGGTGATGGGCCGCAAGATTTCGGTCGATTCGGCAACGATGATGAACAAGGGTCTCGAAGTCATCGAAGCGCACTGGCTCTTCAACTTGCCGGGCGACCGTATCGACGTGCTGATCCATCCGCAGAGCGTGATCCATTCGCTCGTGTCGTACGCGGACGGTTCGGTGCTCGCGCAACTCGGCAATCCGGACATGCGCACGCCCATCGCGCACGCGCTCGCGTTTCCGGATCGGGTGGACTCTGGTGTCGGGCAACTCGATCTCGCGCAGATCGCGCAGCTGTCGTTCGAGAAGCCCGACTACACGCGCTTCCCGTGCCTCGCGCTGGCCATGAAGGCGCTGGCGGAAGGCGGCGTCGCTAGCGCGGCGTTGAATGCCGCTAACGAGATCGCGGTCGAAGCGTTCCTGACGCGCCGCATCGGCTTCATGGCGATCGCGCAAGTGGTCGACGCCGTGCTGAATAGCTTGCCCAACCGCGAGGCGACGAGCCTCGCCGACGTGGTCGATGCCGACGCCGCCGCGCGCCGCGCTGCCCACGCGTACATCGACGGATTGCCGGCGGGCGCTCGCCTTACGGAACGCGCCGTCCAGTGA
- a CDS encoding phosphatidate cytidylyltransferase: MLKTRVITAIVLLAILLPVTLWAPIGGFGALIAFVVVFAAWEWARLLKLPGAGSIIYAIVAALALVASTKLGTGVTAPRPLFQASSIFWIFAGPFVLLRKPTLAQGAWRPFLLLAGVVVFAACWHALVAARMAGVPFVLSLLLVVWLADIGAYFAGKAFGKHKLAPSISPGKTWEGAIGGWLAVMIVAAVAVATHAFAPTLFSALLGHLGTARAFATLTLLVVFSVVGDLFESMLKRQAGVKDSSNLLPGHGGVLDRIDALLPVLPLAMLVLS, from the coding sequence ATGCTAAAAACCCGTGTCATCACGGCGATCGTTCTGCTGGCTATTCTTCTGCCTGTCACGCTGTGGGCGCCGATCGGCGGCTTCGGCGCGCTGATCGCCTTCGTCGTCGTGTTCGCCGCGTGGGAGTGGGCGCGGCTTCTGAAGCTACCGGGCGCCGGGTCCATCATCTACGCGATCGTCGCGGCGCTCGCGCTCGTTGCCAGTACGAAGCTCGGCACGGGTGTCACGGCGCCGCGGCCGCTCTTCCAGGCGTCGTCAATCTTCTGGATATTCGCCGGTCCATTCGTGCTGCTGCGCAAGCCGACGCTTGCGCAGGGCGCGTGGCGTCCGTTCCTGCTGCTGGCGGGCGTCGTCGTGTTTGCCGCCTGCTGGCATGCGCTCGTGGCGGCGCGGATGGCGGGTGTGCCGTTCGTGCTTTCCCTGTTGCTGGTGGTCTGGCTGGCCGATATCGGCGCATACTTTGCCGGTAAGGCATTCGGCAAGCATAAACTCGCGCCGTCGATCAGCCCGGGCAAGACCTGGGAAGGCGCGATTGGCGGCTGGCTGGCCGTGATGATCGTCGCCGCCGTGGCCGTCGCCACCCATGCCTTCGCGCCGACCCTGTTTTCCGCGCTGCTCGGTCATCTGGGCACCGCTCGTGCGTTCGCCACGCTGACCTTGCTCGTCGTGTTCAGCGTGGTGGGCGATCTGTTCGAATCGATGCTCAAGCGCCAGGCCGGCGTAAAGGATTCGAGCAATCTGCTGCCGGGTCACGGCGGCGTGCTCGACCGCATCGACGCTTTATTGCCGGTGTTGCCGCTCGCGATGCTCGTATTGTCGTAG
- the uppS gene encoding polyprenyl diphosphate synthase — MTYTSSTVRVPDVSAVPRHIAIIMDGNGRWATQRRLPRVAGHTRGVDAVRAAVEACARQGVEYLTLFAFSSENWRRPTDEVSFLMRLFVTALEREIGKLHANGIRLRVVGDLSMFDKKIQDLITRAETKTAKNTRLTLTIAANYGGRWDIMQATRKLVEQSVQAGRPVEISEEAFAEHLAMAYAPEPDLFIRTGGEQRISNFLLWQLAYTEFYFTDTYWPDFDADALGRAMASYTGRERRFGRTSAQLEPQSQNVDSLPC; from the coding sequence ATGACCTATACAAGCTCAACCGTTCGCGTACCTGACGTGTCAGCCGTACCGCGTCACATCGCGATCATCATGGACGGCAATGGCCGTTGGGCGACTCAACGCCGTCTTCCGCGCGTCGCGGGCCATACCCGCGGGGTCGATGCCGTGCGCGCGGCTGTCGAAGCCTGTGCGCGCCAGGGTGTCGAATATCTGACGCTGTTCGCCTTCAGTTCGGAAAACTGGCGTCGTCCGACCGACGAAGTGTCGTTCCTGATGCGCCTGTTCGTCACCGCGCTCGAGCGCGAAATCGGCAAGCTGCACGCCAACGGCATCCGCTTGCGCGTCGTGGGCGATCTGTCGATGTTCGACAAGAAGATCCAGGATCTGATCACCCGCGCCGAAACCAAGACGGCGAAGAACACGCGCCTCACGCTCACCATCGCCGCGAACTACGGCGGCCGCTGGGACATCATGCAGGCTACGCGCAAGCTGGTCGAGCAGTCCGTGCAAGCGGGCCGCCCGGTCGAGATCAGCGAGGAAGCGTTCGCCGAACACCTCGCGATGGCTTACGCACCCGAGCCGGACCTGTTCATCCGCACGGGCGGCGAGCAGCGCATCAGCAACTTCCTGCTGTGGCAGCTGGCGTACACCGAGTTCTATTTCACCGACACCTACTGGCCGGATTTCGACGCCGACGCGCTTGGCCGCGCGATGGCCTCGTACACCGGACGCGAGCGCCGCTTCGGCCGGACCAGCGCGCAGCTCGAGCCGCAATCGCAAAACGTCGATTCGCTTCCATGCTAA
- the frr gene encoding ribosome recycling factor: MSVADIKKGAEQKMQRSLDAFKNDLSKIRTGRAHTGLLDHIQVDYYGSPVPISQVANLTLVDARTIGVQPWEKKMVAVVEKAIRESDLGLNPASHGDVIRVPMPPLTEERRKELTKVVKSEGETAKVAVRNLRRDANEQLKKLVKDKEISEDDERRAGDDVQKLTDKFVAEIDKLVQTKEGEIMTV; this comes from the coding sequence ATGTCTGTGGCTGACATCAAGAAAGGCGCTGAGCAGAAGATGCAGCGCTCGCTCGACGCGTTCAAGAACGATCTGTCGAAGATCCGCACGGGCCGTGCCCACACGGGTCTGCTCGATCACATCCAGGTCGATTACTACGGCTCGCCTGTGCCGATCTCGCAGGTCGCGAATCTGACGCTCGTCGACGCCCGCACGATCGGCGTGCAGCCGTGGGAAAAGAAGATGGTCGCCGTCGTCGAAAAGGCGATCCGCGAATCGGATCTGGGCCTGAACCCGGCTTCGCACGGCGACGTGATCCGCGTGCCGATGCCGCCGCTCACGGAGGAGCGCCGCAAGGAACTCACCAAGGTCGTCAAGAGCGAAGGTGAAACGGCCAAGGTGGCCGTGCGCAACCTGCGCCGCGACGCGAACGAGCAGCTCAAGAAGCTCGTGAAGGACAAGGAAATCTCGGAAGACGACGAGCGCCGCGCTGGCGACGACGTCCAGAAGCTGACGGACAAGTTCGTGGCCGAGATCGACAAGCTCGTGCAGACCAAGGAAGGCGAGATCATGACGGTTTGA
- the pyrH gene encoding UMP kinase codes for MPTAYKRVLLKLSGEALMGDDAFGINRATIERMVADVAEVVRLGTQLAVVIGGGNIFRGVAGGAAGMDRATADYMGMLATMMNALALQDAMRHAGIEARVQSALRMDQVVEPYIRPRAIRQLEEGKVVIFAAGTGNPFFTTDTAAALRGSEVGAEVVLKATKVDGVYSADPKKDPSATRYTTISFDEAIGRNLQVMDATAFALCRDQKLPIRVFSIVKPGALKRIVQGEDEGTLVHV; via the coding sequence ATGCCCACTGCCTATAAACGCGTCCTCCTCAAACTCTCTGGCGAAGCCCTGATGGGCGATGATGCATTCGGCATCAATCGCGCGACGATCGAAAGAATGGTGGCGGACGTGGCCGAGGTGGTGCGGCTCGGTACGCAGCTGGCCGTAGTGATCGGCGGCGGCAATATCTTTCGTGGCGTCGCAGGCGGCGCAGCGGGCATGGACCGTGCGACGGCTGACTACATGGGCATGCTGGCCACGATGATGAACGCGCTGGCGCTGCAGGACGCAATGCGTCACGCCGGCATCGAGGCGCGCGTGCAGTCGGCGCTGCGCATGGACCAGGTGGTCGAGCCTTACATCCGTCCGCGCGCGATCCGCCAGCTGGAAGAGGGCAAGGTTGTGATTTTCGCGGCCGGCACGGGCAATCCGTTCTTCACGACCGACACGGCGGCTGCCCTGCGCGGCTCGGAAGTGGGCGCCGAAGTGGTGTTGAAGGCGACCAAGGTCGACGGCGTCTATTCCGCCGACCCGAAGAAGGACCCGTCCGCGACGCGTTACACCACGATCAGTTTTGACGAGGCAATTGGCCGCAACCTGCAGGTGATGGACGCGACGGCGTTCGCGCTGTGCCGCGACCAGAAGCTGCCGATCCGCGTGTTTTCGATCGTGAAGCCGGGCGCGCTCAAGCGCATCGTGCAAGGCGAAGACGAAGGCACGCTCGTCCACGTGTAA
- the tsf gene encoding translation elongation factor Ts → MAAITASMVAELRAKTDAPMMECKKALTEADGDMARAEELLRVKLGNKASKAASRVTAEGVIASFIEGGAGAIVELNCETDFVSKNDDFIGFSKKVAELVVKQNPADVGALSALALDGSTVDAVRSALVGKIGENLSIRRFARFETSNKLAAYLHGTRIGVLVEYTGADEQVGKDVAMHIAAMKPVSLSSDDVPADLIAKERSIAEQKAAESGKPAEIVAKMVDGSVQKYLKEVSLLNQPFVKNDKQTIEQMLKAANASVQNFALFVVGEGIEKRQDDFAAEVAAQVAAAKQQ, encoded by the coding sequence ATGGCGGCAATTACCGCAAGCATGGTGGCAGAACTGCGCGCGAAGACCGATGCGCCGATGATGGAGTGCAAGAAGGCGCTGACGGAAGCCGACGGCGACATGGCGCGTGCGGAAGAACTGCTGCGTGTGAAGCTCGGCAACAAGGCAAGCAAGGCAGCGTCGCGCGTCACGGCTGAAGGCGTGATCGCTTCGTTCATCGAAGGCGGCGCAGGCGCGATCGTCGAGCTGAACTGCGAAACCGACTTCGTCTCGAAGAACGACGACTTCATTGGTTTCTCGAAGAAGGTCGCAGAACTGGTCGTCAAGCAGAACCCGGCTGACGTCGGGGCTCTGTCGGCACTGGCGCTGGACGGCTCGACCGTCGACGCAGTGCGCTCGGCACTGGTCGGCAAGATCGGCGAAAACCTGTCGATTCGCCGCTTCGCGCGCTTCGAAACGTCGAACAAGCTGGCAGCGTACCTGCACGGCACGCGCATCGGCGTGCTGGTCGAGTACACGGGCGCGGACGAGCAGGTCGGCAAGGACGTCGCGATGCACATCGCGGCAATGAAGCCGGTGTCGCTGTCGTCGGACGACGTTCCTGCCGATCTGATCGCGAAGGAGCGCAGCATCGCCGAGCAGAAGGCTGCCGAATCGGGCAAGCCGGCTGAGATCGTGGCGAAGATGGTCGACGGTTCGGTGCAGAAGTACCTGAAGGAAGTGTCGCTGCTGAACCAGCCGTTCGTGAAGAACGACAAGCAGACGATCGAGCAGATGCTGAAGGCGGCGAACGCAAGCGTGCAGAATTTCGCGCTGTTCGTGGTCGGCGAAGGCATCGAGAAGCGTCAGGACGACTTCGCCGCTGAAGTTGCTGCGCAAGTGGCTGCTGCGAAGCAACAATAA
- the rpsB gene encoding 30S ribosomal protein S2, translated as MAVTMRQMLEAGVHFGHQTRFWNPKMAPFIFGHRNKIHIINLEKTLPMYNDALKYVRQLAANRGTILFVGTKRQSRDTIAEAAQRAGMPYVNARWLGGMLTNFKTLKVSIKRLKDMEAAVEAGELEKMSKKEALLFEREIAKLQKSIGGVKDMGGIPDAIFVVDVGYHKIAVTEANKLGVPVIAVVDTNHSPEGVDYVIPGNDDASKAVALYTQGVADAILEGRANAVNEVVQAVRGGDGDEFVEVNGEA; from the coding sequence ATGGCAGTTACCATGCGTCAGATGCTGGAAGCCGGTGTCCACTTCGGTCACCAGACGCGCTTCTGGAACCCCAAGATGGCCCCCTTCATTTTCGGCCATCGCAACAAGATTCACATCATCAACCTCGAAAAGACGCTGCCGATGTACAACGACGCGCTGAAGTACGTGCGTCAACTGGCAGCGAACCGCGGCACGATCCTGTTCGTCGGCACGAAGCGTCAGTCGCGCGACACGATCGCCGAAGCAGCGCAGCGCGCAGGCATGCCGTACGTCAATGCACGCTGGCTGGGCGGCATGCTGACCAACTTCAAGACGCTGAAGGTTTCGATCAAGCGCCTGAAGGACATGGAGGCGGCTGTCGAGGCAGGCGAGCTCGAGAAGATGAGCAAGAAGGAAGCGCTGCTGTTCGAGCGCGAAATCGCCAAACTGCAAAAGTCGATCGGCGGCGTGAAGGACATGGGCGGCATCCCTGACGCGATTTTCGTCGTCGACGTCGGCTATCACAAGATTGCCGTGACGGAAGCGAACAAGCTGGGTGTGCCCGTCATCGCCGTGGTCGACACGAACCACTCGCCGGAAGGTGTGGATTACGTGATTCCGGGCAACGACGACGCAAGCAAGGCTGTCGCGCTGTACACGCAGGGCGTGGCTGACGCGATCCTCGAAGGCCGTGCTAACGCGGTCAACGAAGTCGTGCAGGCTGTCCGCGGTGGCGACGGCGATGAGTTCGTCGAGGTCAACGGGGAAGCGTAA
- the map gene encoding type I methionyl aminopeptidase, which yields MAITLKNEDDIAQMRIAGRLASEVLDYITPFVKPGVTTGELDRLCHEYMTNVQGTVPAPLNYQPPGYPPFPKAVCTSVNDVICHGIPGDKALKNGDALNIDVTVIKNGYYGDTSRMFIVGEGSIMAKRLVQTTYECMWLGIEQVRPGAHLGDIGHAIQKHAESLGYSVVREYCGHGIGKVFHDEPQILHYGRPGTGIELQAGMIFTIEPMINAGRRDIRTMPDQWTVKTKDRSLSAQWEHTILVTPTGYEVLTVSEGTPARPQIVAAATA from the coding sequence ATGGCTATTACGCTCAAAAACGAAGACGATATCGCGCAGATGCGCATCGCCGGACGGCTCGCGAGCGAGGTGCTCGACTACATCACGCCGTTCGTCAAGCCCGGCGTCACGACGGGCGAACTCGACCGTCTTTGCCACGAATACATGACGAACGTGCAAGGCACGGTTCCCGCGCCGCTGAATTACCAGCCGCCCGGCTATCCGCCTTTCCCGAAGGCCGTCTGCACGTCCGTCAACGACGTGATCTGCCACGGCATCCCCGGCGACAAGGCGCTGAAGAACGGCGACGCGCTGAATATCGACGTCACCGTGATCAAGAACGGCTATTACGGCGACACGAGCCGCATGTTCATCGTCGGCGAGGGCTCGATCATGGCGAAGCGCCTCGTCCAGACCACGTATGAATGCATGTGGCTCGGCATCGAGCAGGTGCGCCCCGGCGCGCATCTCGGCGACATCGGCCATGCGATCCAGAAACATGCGGAAAGCCTCGGCTACAGCGTCGTGCGCGAATATTGCGGGCACGGCATCGGCAAGGTCTTCCACGACGAGCCGCAAATCCTGCACTACGGCCGCCCTGGCACGGGCATCGAACTGCAGGCGGGCATGATTTTCACGATCGAGCCGATGATCAATGCCGGCCGCCGCGATATCCGCACGATGCCCGACCAGTGGACCGTCAAGACCAAGGACCGCAGCCTGTCCGCCCAATGGGAGCACACGATCCTCGTCACGCCGACGGGCTACGAAGTGCTGACCGTGTCGGAAGGCACGCCCGCGCGTCCGCAAATCGTCGCCGCCGCCACGGCCTGA